From one Pristis pectinata isolate sPriPec2 chromosome 14, sPriPec2.1.pri, whole genome shotgun sequence genomic stretch:
- the LOC127577898 gene encoding ATP-sensitive inward rectifier potassium channel 11-like, producing MLARKDLVPEEYVLRLVEDVSRPRYREKQRKVRFINKNGACNVAHTNIREQGRFLQDVFTTLVDLKWRHTLLIFTMSFLCSWLLFAMIWWLIAFAHGDLNGAAPPAVPCITSLHSFTSAFLFSIEVQVTIGFGGRMITEECPAAITVLIAQNIVGLVINAIMLGCIFMKTSQAHRRAETLIFSKFAVISPRDGRLCLMFRVGDLRKSMIIGAGLRVQVVRRAATAEGEVLPLRQIDVLLDNPVGGGSIFLVSPLIVAHVIDRSSPLYLLTAADLQRQDFEVVVVLEGVVETTGITTQARTSYLADEILWGHRFVPVVSEEDGRYSVDYSKFGNTVKVPTPPLGARQLEQEQALAQAEAQAVEGEGRVAAFDISPGARRRSSAAHLDDS from the coding sequence ATGTTGGCCAGGAAGGACCTCGTCCCCGAGGAGTACGTGCTGCGGCTGGTGGAGGACGTGTCGCGGCCGCGCTACCGGGAGAAGCAGCGCAAGGTGCGCTTCATCAACAAGAACGGCGCCTGCAATGTCGCGCACACCAACATCCGAGAGCAGGGCCGCTTCCTGCAGGACGTCTTCACCACGCTGGTGGACCTCAAGTGGCGCCACACGCTGCTCATCTTCACCATGAGCTTCCTGTGCAGCTGGCTGCTCTTCGCCATGATCTGGTGGCTGATCGCCTTCGCGCACGGCGACCTGAACGGCGCGGCGCCGCCCGCCGTGCCCTGCATCACCAGCCTGCACTCCTTCACCTCGGCCTTCCTCTTCTCCATCGAGGTGCAGGTCACCATCGGTTTCGGCGGCCGCATGATCACCGAGGAGTGCCCGGCCGCCATCACCGTGCTGATCGCGCAGAACATCGTGGGCTTGGTCATCAACGCCATCATGCTGGGCTGCATCTTCATGAAGACGTCGCAGGCGCACCGGCGCGCCGAGACGCTCATCTTCAGCAAGTTCGCCGTCATCTCGCCGCGGGACGGCCGCCTCTGCCTCATGTTCCGCGTCGGCGACCTGCGCAAGAGCATGATCATCGGCGCCGGCCTCCGGGTGCAGGTGGTGCGGCGGGCGGCCACGGCCGAGGGCGAGGTGCTGCCGCTGCGTCAGATCGACGTGCTGCTCGACAACCCGGTGGGCGGCGGCTCCATCTTCCTCGTCTCGCCGCTGATCGTCGCGCACGTCATCGACCGCTCCAGCCCGCTCTACCTGCTGACGGCCGCCGACCTGCAGCGCCAGGACTTCGAGGTGGTCGTCGTGCTGGAGGGCGTGGTGGAGACCACCGGCATCACCACGCAGGCCCGCACCTCCTACCTGGCCGACGAGATCCTGTGGGGGCACCGCTTCGTGCCGGTGGTGAGCGAGGAGGACGGCCGCTACTCGGTCGACTACTCCAAGTTCGGCAACACCGTCAAGGTGCCCACGCCGCCGCTCGGCGCCCGGCAgctggagcaggagcaggccctgGCCCAGGCCGAGGCCCAGGCCGTCGAGGGAGAAGGCCGGGTCGCCGCCTTTGACATCTCGCCCGGGGCCAGGAGGAGGTCCTCGGCCGCCCACCTCGACGAttcttga